The sequence GCCGCGCTGGAGTCCGACGGCAGCCGGCGATTCATCACGCTGCGCGAGGGCACCGCCGCGCGCCTGACGCAGGGCCACATGTCGCTGGTGGCCTACGCCGCGCCCAAGCCCGAGCGCGTCTTCGTCAACCCGCTGCGCGGCCTGCCCTGGCTGGCGCTGGCGTGCTTCGTCCTCTTCATCGGCGGCTTCGCGTCCTTCCTCGTCCTCAAGCCGGCCACGCCGGAGACGGCGGACTTCCAGCAGAAGAACCTGCCGCCCGTGGCCCTGCGCCTCATCGCCCCCGAGCCGAAGAAGAAGGAGGAGGCGAAGAAGAAGCTGGAGGCCATCAAGGAGAAGGCGCCCAAGCCGGTGAAGGAGAAGGTGGCGGAGAAGGCCCCGCCCAAGCCGGTGGAGAAGGCGCCGCCCCCGCCGCCCAACAAGGCCGTGGCCGCCGCGTCGGAGAACAAGGCGCTCAAGGCGCTGGCGAAGCTGTCCGCCGCCGGGCCCGCCACCAATGACCTGCTCGCCGCCGTGGACAAGCTGGGCAGCGGCCCGGGCAGCAAGAACGTGAAGAACAGCAACTACAAGCTGTCCGGCCTCATCGGGAAGGCGCCCATCGCCAACGCGGGCCTGGGCACCTTCGGCCTGGGCGGCGGCGGCAAGGGCGGCGGCGCCACGCTGGGCGCTGAAATCCTGCGCGGCAAGGGCGGCGGCGGCATCGGCGCGCTGGGCGTGGGCGGCGTGGGCAAGGGCGCCGTGGGCGGCACCGTCACCCGCGCCACGGCCCGCAGCATCTCCTCCGCCCAGGGCACCGTGGACCGCGAGGCCGTGGCCCGCGTCATCAACAGCCACCTCAATGAGGTGCACGGCTGCTACGAGCGCGCGCTGCTGAAGCAGCCCAGCCTCGCCGGCAAGGTGGTGCTGGAGTGGACCATCGGCCCCGCGGGCAAGGTCGTCGCGGCGAAGACGAAGTCCTCCACGCTCAGCAACGCCGCCGTCGAGGCCTGCATCCTCTCCAGCCTCAAGTCCTGGACCTTCCCCGCCCCCAAGGGCGGCGTCGTCATCATCACCTACCCGTTCCTCTTCAACTCGGTTGGCTACTGACGCCAACTCCCCCCACCCAGGAATCCCCTCCGTGCGATACGCCCTGCTCATCCTCCTGTTCCTGGCGCCCGGCCTCGCCCGCGCGCAGGCCGAGGCGCTGGAGAACCCCGGCGCCGTCTCCGCCATCCAGGAGCGTCAGTACCGCATGCACCACGAGCTCTTGCTCGGCGTCGGTGTGCTGCCGGATGACGCCTTCTACAAGGGCCTCATCGGCACCGTCTCGTACACCTACCACTTCAGCGACAGCTTCGCGTGGCAGGTGGGCCGCGGCTCGTACAGCAAGAACTTCCAGACGGGCCTGCGCACCCAGTTGGAGCGCGACTTCGAGGTGGCCCCCACGTCCTCCGCCTACGAGGAGCAGGTGCAGTGGATGGTGGGCTCGGACCTGATGTGGAGCCCGCTCTACGGCAAGGTGGCCCTCCTCAACGAGAAGGTGCTGCACTTCGAGGCCTTCCTGCTGGGCGGCGGCTCGGTGGTGAAAATCAATCGCACGGACGGCTTCCGCCCCGCGGCCAACGTGGGCCTCGGCCTGCGGCTCTTCAAGGGTGACACCGTCTCGTTCCGGCTCGACGTGACGAACAACGCCGTCTTCACCCGCGCGAGCCACATCAACAACGTCCTCACGGTCCAGCTCGGCACCGCGTTCAACTTCGGCGCAACGGAATGAGTTCTCCCCGCTCGCTCGTCGCCGCGCTCGCCAGCGCCGCGCTCCTCGTGTCCCCGGCACCCGCCCCCGCGCAGTCCGGCGGCGGCTCGCTGCCCATGCCCCCGCCTCCCGCCGGTGCCCAGCGCCCGGCCGGTGGCGCCGCTCCCGCCGCCAGCGGCAAGCCCGCTGCCGCCGCTCCGGCCGCCGCCAACGGCAAGCCCGCCGCCGCGCAGCCGGCGCCCGCCGCTCCGGCCGCCGCCAACGCCAAGCCGGAGGCCGCGCCCGCCGAGGGTGACAAGACCGCCGCGCCCGCTGACGCCGCGAAGAAGGACGCCGCCGCGGAGGCCGCTCCGCCCGCGCCGAAGAAGGTGGACAACGCCGTCTTCGACAAGGCACTGCAGGACTACTTCGACGGCAAGCCGCGCGCCGCCGCCGGGCCGCTGTACGCCTGGCTCCAGCAGGCGGCCAAGACGGACGAGAACTACGCCTGGGGCCAGTACTTCCTCGCGCGCAGCCTCATCGACCTGGGCCTGACGCACGCGGGCGCCACGTACCTGGCGCGCATCGCCCGCGAGCGCTCCAACCCCAACGTGATTCCCCGCGCGCTGGACTCGCTCAAGCAGCTCACCGACCAGCCGCACGACGAGGTGATGATTGACGAGCAGGTGTTCGGCGCGCTCGACCTCGGCTTCCTCCCGGAGGAGACGGGCGCGTACGCCCACTACCAGCAGGGCCTCGTGGACCTGCGCGTGGGCAACGAGCGCTGGGCCACCACGCACTTCTCCAAGCTGGCGGAGACCAGCGCCGAGGCCAGCCGCGCGAAGTTCGCGCTGCTCGTCACCCGCCTGAAGTCCGTGAAGGAGCCCTCCGAGGAGCTCATCGCCGACTTCCTCACCCTGTCCAAGGACGAGAAGCTCACCCGCGAGGCGCGCAACGAGGCGGCGCTCGCGGTGGCCCGCCTGCGCTACGAGCGCAAGGACTACAAGGGCACGCTGGAGGCGTACAACCTGGTGAAGCTGCCCGAATTGGACCCGGGCCGCGCCAGCCTCTACCTGGAGGAGGCGTGGACCCGCTACAAGCTGGGCGAGTTGCGCGCGTCCATGGGCATCCTCACCACGCTGGACGCTCCCGTCTTCCGTGACGAGTTCCTCCCGGACAAGTACCTGCTGCGCGCGCTCATCTACCGCGACCTCTGCCACTACCTGCCCGCCAAGCGCGCCGCCAAGGAGCTCACGCGCCGCTTCGCGGACTCGCTGGAGGCGGTGAAGAACCGCGAGGACCTCACGCAGGACCCGCGCCTGCGCCGCGCGGCCGACGCGCACGGTGGCACGAAGCACGCCGCGCGCTTCGTGGAGGTGCTGGATTTGGAAGGTGAGCGCCTGGGCCGCTACGCCGGCAGCTTCGGCGACCAGCTCTTCACGCACCTCACCAAGCTGTATGACCTCTCTCGCGCCGAGGCGGTCCGCGTGCATGACGCGCGGCTGGCCGAGGCGGTGCGCCAGGAGGCGGACACGCTGCTGCGCGCCGCCGAGCAGGTGCGACTCATGGAGTACGAAGTGGGCCTGAAGCTGTACGAGCGCGTGAAGAAGGGCGCGAAGGTGGTGCCGCCGGAGGACGAGGTGTTGATGTCGCCCGAGCAGGTCGCCTTCCGCTTCAGCGGTGAGTACTGGAACGACGAGCTGAAGTCGTACCGCGTCAGCATCGAGAGCCGCTGCATCGAGGAGACGCCATGACCGGCCATCTGACTGGCCTGATTGCCGCCGCCCTGCTGGCGGCCGCCCCCGGCGCGCCCTCGCGCGTCGTGCCGAACACCAACCCCATCGTGTCCAAGGCGAAGGAGCGCGACGAGCTCATCGCCAAGCTCAAGCGCGACATCTTCAAGGTGGACCGCTCCATCGGCGAGACGGAGAAGCTCATCTCCAAGAGCCGCAACGCGCCGTACCTGCCGGACCTCCAGTTCCGGTTGGCCGAGCTCTACGTGGAGAAGAGCCGCTACGTGTATTACCTCCAGGCCGAGTCCCGGCCGGAGGGCGCCAGCGGCGCCATCGTCTCGCCCGAGACGCGGCTCATGAAGCAGAAGGCCGTGCAGATGTACTACCGGCTGCTGCGCGAGTACCCGGACTTCAAGGACTCGGACCAGGTGACGTTCTACCTGGCGCACGAGCAGCGCGAGTTGGGCCAGTTCGACGAGATGCTCAAGACGCTCGGCGACCTGACGCGCAAGTACCCCAACAGCCCGCTGCGGCTGGAGGCGGAGCAGATTCTGGGTGACCACTTCTTCGACAAGGCGGACCTCGTCGAGGCGGAGAAGCACTACCAGGCGATTCTGGAGGCCCCGCCCTCCCCCGTGCACGATTTGGCCCGCTACAAGCTGGGCTGGATTCGCGTCAACCAGGCCAAGCACGCGGAGGCGGTGACGTTCTTCGAGGCCGCCGCCGCCAGCGCTCCGCTGCCCGGCGTGGACGTGAAGAAGGCGCTCAACGTCAAGCGCGAGGCGCTGCTGGACCTCGTCTACAGCTACACCGAGGCCCGCCCCGCCAAGGGCGCGCTCAACTACTTCGAGAAGCTCAGCGACAGCCGCGCCACCTACGCGCTCGCGCTGGACAAGCTGGGCAACCGCTACTTCATCAAGCAGCAGTACGAGTTCGCCATTCCGGCCCTCCGCAAGCTGATGGAGATTCAGCACGACCCGGAGATGGACCTGGAGCGCGGCCAGAAGCTCTATGACGCAATCAAAGCGTCCAAGGGCAAGGTGCTCCCGGAGCCGGAGGACCTGCGCTTCCTCGTGCGCGCCGCGGTGGAGAGCAAGACGGACCCGGAGCTGGCGGAGGCGGACCGCAAGAAGCAGATTGCCGAGCTGGAGGAGATGGCCCGAGACCTCTCCACGCAGCTGCACCTCGCGGCGCAGAAGAAGGAGGACAGGGACCTCTACCTGCGCGCGGCCGCGGCATACGAGGCCTACCTCGGCCTGTTCCGTCCCGACCAGTACGTGCGGCCCATCATGAAGAACCGCGCGGACGCGCTCTTCGCCGCCAACGCCTTCCCCGAGGCCGCGCGCCAGTTCGAGGAACTGGCCCGCTACAGCGCCAAGGCGAAGGACGCCAAGGGTGAAGAAGAGGCCCTCAACGCGGCGCTGCTCGCGCACTTCTCCACGCTCAAGCCGGAGGAGGCTCTCAAGCGCAACGCCTTCGAGGTGGCGGACGCGCGGCAGGCCATGAAGCTGCTCGGCGCCGAGTTCGTCTCGCGCTACCCGCAGAGCGCCAACGCCCTCAACGTGAAGTTCAACATCGCCCGCGCCTACTACGAGGACGGCGAGTACGCGAAGTCCGCGGAGCTCTTCACGGCCTTCGCGCTGACGCACCCGCAGCACAAGGAGGCCGCCGTCGCCGGCAACCTCGCGCTGGACAGCCTGCGGCAGATGAACGACTTCAAGGGCCTGGACGCGACGGGCAAGAAGTTCCTCGCCGCGCCGCTGCCGCAGCAGTTCCGCGCGGACGTGCAGAAGATTCTCACCGAGAGCCGCGCCGAGGCGCTCGACGAGCTGGCGCTGCAGAGCGCCCAGGAGACGGGCGACGTCGTCCAGGGCCTCGTCAAGGTGGCGGACGAGAACAAGAACACCGACATCGGCGAGAAGGCGCTGTACGGCGCCTTCACCGCGGCGCGTGAGAAGCGCGACATGCAGGCCGAGCGCGAGCTGGGCGCCAAGCTGGCGCAGGACTACCCGAAGAGCCAGTACCTGTCGGACGTGCTGCTCACGCTGGGCCGGCACGCGGCGGAGTCCGCGGCCTTCGGCGAGGCGGCGGGCTGGTTCGAGCAGGTGGGCCAGAAGCTCGGCGGAGACTTCGCCGCGGTGGACGGCTGGCTGGCCGGCGCGCGGCTGCGCATGGCTCTGGGCGAGTACAAGGAAGCGGCGCGCAACCTGGAGGCCGCGTCCGAAGTGGCGGGTGCGCGCAAGGCCGAGGTGCAGGTGCTGCTGGCCGAGGCCCGGCTGAAGCAGAAGGACTACCTGCGCGCGAAGACGGCCGCGGAGGCCGCGCTGAAGCTGGACGCCACCAACGCGGGCGCCGCGGCGGTGCTGGCCGAGGTGCAGGCCACCACCGCGCCCACCGCTCCGGCGGACCCGCTCATCGCCACGCTCACCAAGGCGGTGCAGGGCCCCAACGGGCAGACGGAAGAGGCCGCCAAGGGCCTGTGGTTCCTCGGCGAGGTGCTCTACCGCGGCTTCAAGGACCTGCCGGCGGACAAGGTGGAGGAGAAGGTCTCCGCGCTGCAGGCCCTGGAGGGCATCTACACGCAGGCCGCGCAGCTCGGCTACCCCGAGTGGGCGGTGGCCTCGCTGTGGAAGCTGGCGCTGGCGTACGGCCACATCGCGGACGTGGTGGAGGCGACGCCGGTGCCGGCGGGCCTGTCCGCCGCGGAGACGCAGCAGTTCCAGGCCGCCGTGAAGGAGCAGGTGGCGCCGCTGAAGCAGCGCTCGGAGGAGGCCTTCAAGGCGTGCCTCTCGCGCGCCGAGTCGCTGGAGGTCTTCAGCGCCGCGGTGCTGGGCTGCCGCACGCGCTCGGAGACGGCGTCGCTGCCGGTGCCGCAGCCGGGCACGCCCACGCAGCCGGCCGCGCTGGAGGAATTGCGCAAGAAGGCGGAGCGCACGCTCAGCGCGGAGTCGCTGGAGGCGCTGGGCCTCGGGTACCTGGATGCTCGCCAGTACGGCATGGCGCAGCTCACCCTGGGCCGCGTGACGGAGCTGCAGGACACGCGCGCCTCGGCGCACAACGCGCTGGGCGTGGCGCTGCTCAACATGGGTGACGCGATGGGGGCCCGCGCGGCGTACGCGAAGGCCATGGACTCGGACCCCACCTACGCCAAGGCCCGCCTCAACCTGGCCGCGCTGCGCTGCCGCTTCGGCGACGTGGACGGGGCCCGCCGCGAGCTGGCCGTCCTCAAGGACGTCAACACGCTCACCGGCGCGGACGTGGACGGAGGGTGGAAGGCGTGCAAGTGAGCCCGCTCCATCCCCGCCGTATCGCGCGCGCCCTCCTCGTAGGGGCCGCGCTCGTGGCGTCCAGCGGTTGCTCCTCCGAGGGCGGCGACCTGGAGGGCAGCGTGTCCGCGCTCATCGACCTGCACTACGAGCGGGCGGAGGCGCAGTGGTCCCCCGGCGAGCTGGCCATCAGCTTCATCACCCCGCAGGGCTCGGGGGTGAACACGGTGCTGAAGGTCAGCGCCGTCGTGGGGGACATGATTCCGGAGGGCTATACCGGCCCGCTGGACATCAACCTCGCGGAGGTGCTGGGAGACGGCGCGCAGCGCGGCGCCGTTGGCCGCAGCGTGCTGGATGAGCCGGCGCGCACCTTCCCGCAGCTGGAGGTCGGCGCACTGAAGGTGGGCAGCACCGCCACCGAGCCCGGCAGCCGCATCACCGGCGACTTCCACGTCACCTTCGTCAACGGCACCGACGTCTTTTCAGGCCGCACCATCTTCGGAAGCTTCGAGGCTACGGTCCAACAATGAAGCGCATCCTCCTGCTCACCCTCCCCCTCCTCGCCGCCTGCGGCCCGAAGTACGGCATGCGCGTGCCCGGCTCGCTGGAGAAGAAGCTGCCCTACGAGGCGCGCATCGAGCTGCTCGAGGCGGAGAATGATTTGGCGCTCGCCATCGACAAGGTGGACGAGGCCGACAACGAGATTGGCCGCGCGCGCGACAACATCCGCCGGGCCCGCTCCCGCCAGGAAGCGGCCGAGGACGAGGTGGACCGCGCCACGGACGAAGTCTCGCGCGAGGTGGCGAAGCTGGCCATCTCCGAGGCCGAGGCCCGCGTGGAGTACTTGCGCGCGAAGCAGCGGCTCAGCGTGGGCCTGCGCGAGGTGGAGAAGCTGTCTTTGCGCTGCGCCTTCGCGAAGTTCGAACTGGCCCGCCTCACCGCGGCCCGCAAGGCCAAGGTGGCAGGCAGCGAGAAGCTGGAGCCGAAGGAGTTCGAGGCGCAGGTGTCCGAGTGCGAGGCGGAGGTGAAGGAGGAGCGCGCCGGCCTGGCCGAGGACGAGAAGGAGGAGAAGGCGGCGCGCGAGGCGTGGGAGGCGAAGAAGACCGCGCTCGCGAAGAAGACCTTCGACGCACGGGCCAGTCCCTACGTGGAGAACCTCTAAATGACGACGACCGCCGGCTTCCTCGTCCTCCAGCTGCTGACCGCGCAGGCCTCCGGCCCTGACGCGGCCACGCTCGAGCGCACCGCCGCCGTGGAGAGCGCGCGGCTGGAGCAGTCCCCGGACGACGCGGACGCGCTCTACCGCCTGGGCACGTCCTTCCTCGCGCTCAACACGCCGAAGAAGGCGGTGGAGCCGCTGACGAAGCTGGTGGAGCTGGCGCCGGACCTCGTGCCGCCGAAGCTGGCGCTGGCCCGCGCGCTGCGCCTGTCGGGTGACGCGGAGAAGGCGCGCACGGTGCTGGACACGGCCATCGCCGCCTTCCCGGAGGACTCCACCCTGCGCGCGGAGCGGGGCCTGCTCGCCCGCGTGCTGGACGAGGTGGACGTGGCCATCAGCCAGTACTCGGTGGCCTCGGAGCTGTCGCCGAAGGACGCGGAGCTGCGCTTCAACCTGGGCGAGGCCCTGCAGCGCGCCGGCCGCACCGACGACGCGGTTGAGTCCTACCGCGAGGCGCTGAAGCTGGACACGAAGCTCAACGTCGCGCGCGTCAACCTGGGCAAGGCGCTGGCGGAGAAGGGGCTCAACGGCGAGGCCAAGGACGTGCTGCGCGAGGCCACGCGCGAGAAGCCGGGCGACGCGGAGGCGCACTACAACCTGGGCGTCATCCTCATGCGGGAGAACGACCTGGGCGGCGCCATCGCCGAGTACCAGCAAGCCATTGCCGCCGAGCCGAAGCACGCGCGCGCGCACAACAACCTGGGCGTGGCGCTCAACGAGAAGGGCGACCCGCGCAAGGCCACCGAGTCCTTCCTCAAGGCCATCGCCGCGGACCCGAAGTACGCGGAGGCGCACTTCAACCTGGGGCTCGCGTACTTCCAGCTCGGCGACAACGTGCGGGCCACGAAGTCCTTCGAGAAGGCGCTGGTGCTGGAGCCGCGCCGGGCCAGCGGGCCGTACACGCAGCTGGGCCACCTGTACCTCGCGCAGGGCAAGAAGAAGCAGGCGGTGGCGGCCTTCCAGAAGGCGATTGAGAAGAGCGTCGAGGACGGGAAGCAGACGCCCGAGGCGTACCAGGGCCTCGCGCGCGCGTACCTCGGGCTGGGCAAGCCGGACGACGCGGTGGCCACGCTGAAGACGGCGGTGGACGCCTTCCCCAAGGACGCGAGCGCCCGGGCGGCCTACGGCGACGCGCTCAAGGCCAAGGGGGATTGGGACGGGGCCATTGCCCAGTACGAAGCGGGCGTGGAGCTGTCG comes from Pyxidicoccus parkwaysis and encodes:
- a CDS encoding tetratricopeptide repeat protein is translated as MTTTAGFLVLQLLTAQASGPDAATLERTAAVESARLEQSPDDADALYRLGTSFLALNTPKKAVEPLTKLVELAPDLVPPKLALARALRLSGDAEKARTVLDTAIAAFPEDSTLRAERGLLARVLDEVDVAISQYSVASELSPKDAELRFNLGEALQRAGRTDDAVESYREALKLDTKLNVARVNLGKALAEKGLNGEAKDVLREATREKPGDAEAHYNLGVILMRENDLGGAIAEYQQAIAAEPKHARAHNNLGVALNEKGDPRKATESFLKAIAADPKYAEAHFNLGLAYFQLGDNVRATKSFEKALVLEPRRASGPYTQLGHLYLAQGKKKQAVAAFQKAIEKSVEDGKQTPEAYQGLARAYLGLGKPDDAVATLKTAVDAFPKDASARAAYGDALKAKGDWDGAIAQYEAGVELSPTTESRLALADAYAKKRVSAKAKPLYEALLKEEPGNHVAQLGLADLLMAMGDYVAAEGVLKPKEGEEPDTAALARLGIVHSRRGRPDLAVTELEAVVARDPAQLEARAELGFIYLRGGDGAKAKKTLTGVLAVDPHHALGLLYLGHTLYQQGNAKEAEKSFRKSAQEDPSFAEPYNALGQLLEAAKRTDEAKQAYETAVKLQPDHEDARAALKRMATAAAPAP
- a CDS encoding outer membrane beta-barrel domain-containing protein, whose protein sequence is MRYALLILLFLAPGLARAQAEALENPGAVSAIQERQYRMHHELLLGVGVLPDDAFYKGLIGTVSYTYHFSDSFAWQVGRGSYSKNFQTGLRTQLERDFEVAPTSSAYEEQVQWMVGSDLMWSPLYGKVALLNEKVLHFEAFLLGGGSVVKINRTDGFRPAANVGLGLRLFKGDTVSFRLDVTNNAVFTRASHINNVLTVQLGTAFNFGATE
- the bamD gene encoding outer membrane protein assembly factor BamD; protein product: MTGHLTGLIAAALLAAAPGAPSRVVPNTNPIVSKAKERDELIAKLKRDIFKVDRSIGETEKLISKSRNAPYLPDLQFRLAELYVEKSRYVYYLQAESRPEGASGAIVSPETRLMKQKAVQMYYRLLREYPDFKDSDQVTFYLAHEQRELGQFDEMLKTLGDLTRKYPNSPLRLEAEQILGDHFFDKADLVEAEKHYQAILEAPPSPVHDLARYKLGWIRVNQAKHAEAVTFFEAAAASAPLPGVDVKKALNVKREALLDLVYSYTEARPAKGALNYFEKLSDSRATYALALDKLGNRYFIKQQYEFAIPALRKLMEIQHDPEMDLERGQKLYDAIKASKGKVLPEPEDLRFLVRAAVESKTDPELAEADRKKQIAELEEMARDLSTQLHLAAQKKEDRDLYLRAAAAYEAYLGLFRPDQYVRPIMKNRADALFAANAFPEAARQFEELARYSAKAKDAKGEEEALNAALLAHFSTLKPEEALKRNAFEVADARQAMKLLGAEFVSRYPQSANALNVKFNIARAYYEDGEYAKSAELFTAFALTHPQHKEAAVAGNLALDSLRQMNDFKGLDATGKKFLAAPLPQQFRADVQKILTESRAEALDELALQSAQETGDVVQGLVKVADENKNTDIGEKALYGAFTAAREKRDMQAERELGAKLAQDYPKSQYLSDVLLTLGRHAAESAAFGEAAGWFEQVGQKLGGDFAAVDGWLAGARLRMALGEYKEAARNLEAASEVAGARKAEVQVLLAEARLKQKDYLRAKTAAEAALKLDATNAGAAAVLAEVQATTAPTAPADPLIATLTKAVQGPNGQTEEAAKGLWFLGEVLYRGFKDLPADKVEEKVSALQALEGIYTQAAQLGYPEWAVASLWKLALAYGHIADVVEATPVPAGLSAAETQQFQAAVKEQVAPLKQRSEEAFKACLSRAESLEVFSAAVLGCRTRSETASLPVPQPGTPTQPAALEELRKKAERTLSAESLEALGLGYLDARQYGMAQLTLGRVTELQDTRASAHNALGVALLNMGDAMGARAAYAKAMDSDPTYAKARLNLAALRCRFGDVDGARRELAVLKDVNTLTGADVDGGWKACK